A window of the Thermoleophilia bacterium SCSIO 60948 genome harbors these coding sequences:
- a CDS encoding xanthine dehydrogenase family protein subunit M, with product MRPFTFERTADVDTALAARTAHPETAYLGGGTNLVDLMRLGVERPAHLVDVTRLGHDRVEVSKSGAVRIGAAVPNSDLAADPAVLEHHPLLSQALLAGASGQLRNKATVGGNLLQRTRCAYFQDTTKPCNKRDPGSGCPAIEGDHRNLAIIGHSPACVATHPSDMAVAMQALGATVSVRGPGGEREVPMPGLHRLPGEHPERDTVLAPEDLIVAVSLPAPMAGARAKYAKIRERASYAFALVSVGVVLAVEDGAVRDVAIAFGGLAAVPWRAEAAEHALRGGPATSEAFQEAAAAELSRAEPLRDNAYKVPLATNVLVRTLQGLSA from the coding sequence ATGAGGCCGTTCACGTTCGAGCGTACCGCCGACGTCGACACGGCACTGGCGGCCCGGACCGCACACCCCGAGACCGCCTACCTCGGGGGCGGGACGAACCTCGTGGATCTCATGCGCCTCGGCGTCGAGCGCCCCGCGCATCTTGTTGATGTCACGCGCCTCGGTCACGACCGTGTCGAGGTCAGCAAGAGCGGCGCGGTGCGGATCGGGGCAGCCGTGCCGAACAGCGACCTGGCCGCGGATCCCGCCGTCCTGGAGCATCATCCGCTGCTCTCCCAGGCGCTGCTGGCCGGGGCGTCCGGGCAGCTGCGCAACAAGGCGACCGTCGGCGGGAACCTTCTCCAGCGCACCCGGTGCGCGTACTTCCAGGACACGACCAAGCCCTGCAACAAGCGAGACCCGGGGTCGGGCTGTCCCGCGATCGAGGGCGATCATCGCAACCTCGCGATCATCGGACACTCCCCGGCCTGCGTCGCCACGCACCCGTCAGACATGGCCGTCGCGATGCAGGCGCTCGGAGCCACCGTCTCAGTCCGCGGACCCGGCGGTGAGCGCGAGGTCCCTATGCCGGGGTTGCACCGGCTGCCCGGCGAGCACCCCGAGCGCGACACCGTGCTCGCACCTGAGGACCTCATCGTCGCGGTCTCCCTGCCGGCCCCGATGGCCGGCGCCCGCGCGAAGTACGCGAAGATCCGGGAGCGGGCCTCCTATGCGTTCGCGCTCGTCTCCGTCGGCGTTGTCCTCGCGGTCGAGGACGGCGCCGTAAGGGACGTCGCGATCGCCTTCGGGGGCCTGGCCGCAGTGCCGTGGCGCGCCGAGGCCGCCGAGCATGCCCTTCGGGGCGGGCCGGCCACCAGCGAGGCCTTCCAGGAGGCCGCGGCCGCGGAACTGAGCCGCGCCGAACCGCTACGCGACAACGCCTACAAGGTGCCGCTCGCCACGAATGTCCTCGTTCGAACCCTGCAGGGGCTATCCGCATGA